TCTTTTTACTGTCCCCGGCTTTTCCTGAAATCCTCTATCAACCCTTTGTCGATCTGGTTGAAGAAAAACGCGACCTGTTTAGCCGTCGTGTCTATATTCACACAGACAAGGACGACAGCGATGATGCCATCCGCCAAATGTATAGCGAAGACTATCACCGCGATATTATGGGGATTATCGGTCTGGCCTTTGATGACTGGGCCGGGGAAATCGCACAGGCCGGAATTGCAGGCTTGCCCCAAGAAATTAAAATTATTGGTCCGAAGAAAACGCAGGATTCATCAGGTGGCATTGGCTCCAGCCTGAAAAAAGTCTTCTCCTTTGGGAAAAAGGAAACCAAAAAAGCCCCGGTTAAAAAGGCTGCAAACCTGCCTGATAGAAATCCCATTCGCATTCACAGGGAATGGCAATCTCTTGAGAGCAAGGGTGTCTTTGACCTGACCCAGCATTTCAGTTTCAGTCTGATTTCTTATGCCTTACAGCTCAGTGAAAAACAGTTTAATGCGGAATATGAATGTATTAAGCAGATTGTAAACCAGCAGGAAGAGCCCGATGTCGGCCCGGTGATCACCAATCTGAACCGGCTTTATAAATTCTATGACAACATCTTCTTTGATCTTGTCATTATGACCTTGTTCTGCCGCAAAAATCAGTTTGATGTGAATATGCTGCAAGCCGCCTGCATGTCTCAAAACTTTGTTGTCGACCGCCTGCCCCTGACCATGGATGAGCTGCGCCGTCGCCCCATGGAACATGCCAAATACCTTTTGGCTATTTTAAAATCTATCCCGATCAATTCAGAAACCCTGCATCAGGCCCTGACGGATTATTTCTTTGCCCATGAAACGATCCACTCTTCAAAAGTAGGCAAACGGATTCAGGCATCAGAGAATCTTTTAAAGCGTCAAGGTGAGAAATTAGACGGGAACGCCAAGGAAGTGATCCACGAAATTGACGCAATCCTCAGGGAAGTCGCCAATCTCAAGGTTAAACAGGAAGAAGATGGTGTCTTTTTGGGCGAAGAGATCCAAACAGAGATCGAAGAAGGCATCACACGCGCTGTCGCTCTTTTCAAATAAAGCAATTTTTCAAAACCTCAGGCTTTGTGCGCCCCGTTTTGAAAGCGGAATTTTATTGGCGTCAAAAAAATGGAAACAACCACTATAATTTGTTGACATTAAGCGCTCAGACACACAATATCTAGACATGAGGCCCGTTCATCATATGGACAGAGCAATAGAAAAAACCACCGAATTCCGCCGAATTTGAGTGGCTTTTTCCTTTTCAGATGCGAACATATTCGCGTCGATTAGACGACCGCCGTCTCACCATTTGGGACAGGCGGTCGATGCGTGAATCCAGCCCCCGTATGAACACCCCATAAAAACAATCAAGGTTTCGCCTTAAAACGAAACCACCCTTAAAATTTAGTGTTGCGAAACAAGGTGAATGAGGCGTCATTCATCCAACAGGTCGTTTCGTGCCTATGATTATGAATAAATACGTTATTTTTGCGGAGGCGTAAGATCGTGGAATCAAGTATGCTTGATGTGGTGCAGGTCCAAGGCGGAGCACAGGTTCATGTAGACCATGCTCGGGATGCTCATTTGACTGATTTCGGTAAATCAGTATTGGCAGACCGTTACCTGATGCCGGAAGAAAGCTATCAAGACCTGTTTGGCCGTGTTGCTTCTGCTTACGGCGACAATGATGCCCACGCCCAGCGTATTTATGATTATATGAGCCGCCTGTGGTTCATGCCCTCCACCCCGATCCTGTCCAATGGGGGCACGACACGCGGCTTGCCCATTTCCTGTTTCTTGAACGAAGCCAATGACAGCCTTGATGGTATCGTTGGCCTGTGGACGGAAAATGTCTGGCTCGCAGCCAAAGGGGGCGGCATTGGTTCTTACTGGGGCAATCTGCGTTCCATCGGGGAAAAGGTCGGTCGTGTAGGTAAAACATCCGGTGTGGTCCCCTTCATCCGTGTGATGGATTCCATGACGCTGGCGATTTCCCAGGGGTCCCTTCGTCGTGGTTCTGCGGCTGTGTACCTGCCGGACCACCACCCGGAAATGGAAGAATTCATCGAACTTCGCCGCCCAACGGGTGGCGACCCCAACCGCAAGACCCCAAATCTGCATCATGGCGTCTTGCTGTCTGACAAATTCATGCGCGCCGTTGAAAATGATGAGGAATGGAAACTGATCTCCCCGCATGATGGCACCGTTATGCGCACGGTCAAAGCGCGTGATTTGTGGATTCGTATCCTGACCGCACGCATTGAAACCGGGGAGCCTTATATCGTTTATTCCGATCATGTGAATATGGCCTTGCCGGAACATCACAAGCTGGCGGGCCTGACGGTAAAAACCTCCAACCTGTGTGCTGAAATTACCCTGCCCACCGGGATTGACCATCACGGTGAAGAACGCACAGCTGTTTGCTGCCTGTCTTCACTCAACCTCGCCAATTATGAGGCTTGGAAAGACAATCCACGCTTTATCGAAGATATCATGCGTTTCCTTGATAATGTGCTGGAAGATTTCATCCAGAATGCCCCGAATGAAATGGAAC
This sequence is a window from Terasakiella sp. SH-1. Protein-coding genes within it:
- a CDS encoding ribonucleoside-diphosphate reductase subunit alpha, with amino-acid sequence MLDVVQVQGGAQVHVDHARDAHLTDFGKSVLADRYLMPEESYQDLFGRVASAYGDNDAHAQRIYDYMSRLWFMPSTPILSNGGTTRGLPISCFLNEANDSLDGIVGLWTENVWLAAKGGGIGSYWGNLRSIGEKVGRVGKTSGVVPFIRVMDSMTLAISQGSLRRGSAAVYLPDHHPEMEEFIELRRPTGGDPNRKTPNLHHGVLLSDKFMRAVENDEEWKLISPHDGTVMRTVKARDLWIRILTARIETGEPYIVYSDHVNMALPEHHKLAGLTVKTSNLCAEITLPTGIDHHGEERTAVCCLSSLNLANYEAWKDNPRFIEDIMRFLDNVLEDFIQNAPNEMERAKYSAMRERSVGLGVMGFHSLLQKNSVPFESALAKAWNRNIFAHIQKKADEASEILADERGSCPDAEEYGIKARFSCKTAIAPTASISIICGGSSPGIEPVAANSYMHKTLSGSFNVRNPYLAKVLEEHGKNDEDTWTSITVNEGSVQHLDFLSDDEKDVFKTSFELDQIWVVDLAADRAQFIDQAQSVNLFLPADIHKRDLHQLHYQAWKRGLKSLYYCRSKSIQRAEVVATKDHMPDTLKTLLEKVETPDNPRLPLANDDNKYEECLACQ